The Hoplias malabaricus isolate fHopMal1 chromosome 9, fHopMal1.hap1, whole genome shotgun sequence genome contains a region encoding:
- the plscr3b gene encoding phospholipid scramblase 3b: MSAPGYPSPNQPPYPMPQPGGYSMAPYPVEGYGEPGYAPPPAGFHMGYGQGLDTPVMYQPAPVSPPQHPGHAPMPPYGGSPASAPVAAAPVAAPAAAPVVVPVGVPPGLEYLTQIDQILIHQKVELLEAFIGFETNNQYEIKNSMGQKIYKAKEKNDCCTRNCCGSLRSFDMKIKDNMDREVIRLIRPFRCATCWCPCCLQELEVQAPPGTTIGYVSQDWHPCYPKFSIQNSNKETVMKLEGPCLACNCCGDVNFELKGKDGGKSIGRISKQWSGLLKEVFTDADNFGIQFPLDMDVKMKAVLMGACFLIDFIFFEKVGDSNQRNTVFS, translated from the exons ATGTCCGCTCCAG GTTACCCATCTCCAAACCAGCCTCCATATCCCATGCCTCAGCCAGGAGGTTACTCCATGGCCCCATACCCAGTGGAAGGTTATGGAGAACCAGGGTATGCGCCCCCACCTGCAGGATTCCATATGGGTTATGGACAAGGCCTGGATACACCAGTCATGTACCAACCTGCCCCTGTTAGTCCACCTCAGCACCCAGGCCATGCGCCCATGCCTCCCTACGGTG GTTCACCTGCCTCCGCACCTGTAGCTGCTGCACCTGTAGCTGCACCTGCAGCAGCACCTGTAGTTGTACCTGTGGGAGTACCCCCAGGTTTGGAGTATTTAACACAG attgaCCAGATCCTGATTCACCAGAAAGTGGAGCTGCTGGAAG caTTTATTGGCTTTGAGACCAACAATCAATATGAGATTAAAAACAGCATGGGCCAGAAGATTTACAAGGCCAAGGAGAAAAACGACTGTTGTACACGGAATTGCTGTGGCTCGCTGAGGAGCTTTGACATGAAGATCAAAGACAACATGGACCGGGAGGTCATACGGCTCATTCGACCTTTTCGCTGTGCCACTTGCTGGTGCCCCTGCTGCCTGCAAGAG CTTGAAGTTCAAGCTCCACCTGGCACCACCATAGGTTATGTGTCCCAGGATTGGCACCCCTGTTACCCAAAATTCTCCATCCAGAACTCCAACAAAGAGACTGTGATGAAACTGGAGGGGCCATGCCTAGCCTGCAACTGCTGTGGAGACGTCAACTTTGAG CTGAAAGGCAAAGATGGAGGAAAGTCTATTGGTCGAATCAGTAAGCAGTGGAGTGGGCTTTTAAAGGAGGTTTTCACAGATGCAGACAACTTCGGCATTCAGTTCCCGTTGGATATGGACGTTAAAATGAAGGCTGTGCTAATGGGAGCATGCTTCTTGATT GATTTCATATTTTTTGAAAAAGTCGGAGACTCCAACCAACGCAACACTGTCTTCTCTTAG